The proteins below are encoded in one region of Helianthus annuus cultivar XRQ/B chromosome 2, HanXRQr2.0-SUNRISE, whole genome shotgun sequence:
- the LOC110893615 gene encoding uncharacterized protein LOC110893615 translates to MDIGTISNDFLHTILKPNSTACEAWTAIENIFQDNMSSRALQLRHKFTNTRLEGFSNIFAYCQQLKILADQLANVGAPVGNTQLVLQLISGLNEQYEGITTIIQQHDLLPTFYEARSKLILVESRKAEQALHVAKDAGTALNVTTTKQLATQQESNDYQSDGLSERGRGRGRSRG, encoded by the coding sequence ATGGATATAGGTACGATCTCTAATGATTTCCTACATACAATCCTAAAACCAAACTCAACAGCCTGCGAAGCTTGGACGGCGATTGAGAACATTTTCCAAGATAACATGAGCTCTCGAGCCCTTCAACTTCGCCACAAATTTACCAACACCCGGCTTGAAGGCTTTTCTAATATATTCGCATATTGCCAGCAATTGAAGATACTCGCCGATCAACTCGCCAATGTCGGTGCCCCGGTCGGCAACACTCAGTTGGTACTTCAATTAATCTCCGGACTAAATGAACAGTATGAAGGTATCACAACCATCATTCAACAACATGACCTGTTACCTACCTTTTATGAAGCTCGGTCGAAGCTTATACTGGTTGAATCGCGAAAGGCGGAGCAAGCTCTTCATGTCGCCAAGGATGCCGGAACGGCGCTTAACGTTACCACTACTAAACAACTAGCAACCCAACAAGAATCCAATGACTATCAGTCGGACGGTTTGTCGGAGAGAGGCCGTGGCCGGGGAAGGTCCAGAGGATGA